Proteins encoded within one genomic window of Panicum virgatum strain AP13 chromosome 1N, P.virgatum_v5, whole genome shotgun sequence:
- the LOC120654357 gene encoding putative invertase inhibitor translates to MAAMSGLSSLCLLLLVSGVAPAQAAEMEIELVPTTTTTECANPVSVEAACRGASETHAGVAYEHCVESLGADPRSKEAGNMQGLAMVATKMAIDHAASTEAKIDDLAELEESPHARARFNHCLEQYGGAADLLRDALDNLKTQIYGKAMEQLSAALGASESCEDAWKGEESVPVAAHDREYGRMAHIAFGFTHAAA, encoded by the coding sequence ATGGCGGCGATGAGTGGGCTGTCATCGCTCTGCCTCCTCCTCTTGGTAAGCGGTGTCGcaccggcgcaggcggcggagaTGGAGATTGAGTTggtgccgacgacgacgacgacagagTGCGCGAACCCGGTGAGCGTGGAGGCGGCGTGCCGCGGCGCGTCGGAGACGCACGCCGGCGTGGCCTACGAGCACTGCGTGGAGTCGCTGGGGGCGGACCCGCGCAGCAAGGAGGCCGGCAACATGCAGGGCCTGGCCATGGTGGCCACCAAGATGGCCATCGACCACGCCGCCAGCACCGAGGCCAAGATCGACGACctggcggagctggaggagtcgccgcacgcgcgcgcgcgcttcaACCACTGCCTGGAGCagtacggcggcgccgccgacctccTCCGCGACGCGCTGGACAACCTCAAGACGCAGATCTACGGCAAGGCCATGGAGCAGCTGTCCGCAGCGCTGGGCGCATCAGAGAGCTGCGAGGACGCCTGGAAGGGCGAGGAGAGCGTCCCCGTCGCCGCGCACGACAGGGAGTACGGCCGGATGGCGCACATCGCGTTCGGCTTCACCCACGCCGCCGCATGA